One window of the Shimwellia blattae DSM 4481 = NBRC 105725 genome contains the following:
- a CDS encoding fumarylacetoacetate hydrolase family protein, whose product MKQARIRYQGEDLNVTVDNQQRICLKDGTTLTADQVTWLPPASGTIFALGLNYADHATELEFKAPEEPLIFIKAPNSLTGHRQVSVRPDNVEYMHYEAELVVVIGKTARHVSQANAMDYVAGYTVCNDYAIRDYLENYYRPNLRVKSRDTLTPIGPWIVDKADIPDPHNLTLRTYVNGELRQQGSTADLVFNIPFLIEYLSAFMTLQPGDMIATGTPKGLSDVVPGDEVVVEVEGVGRLVNHIISEQDYEESLK is encoded by the coding sequence ATGAAACAGGCCCGTATCCGCTATCAGGGCGAAGATCTGAACGTCACGGTCGATAACCAGCAGCGTATCTGCCTGAAGGATGGCACCACCCTCACGGCCGATCAGGTCACCTGGCTGCCCCCGGCCAGCGGCACCATTTTTGCCCTTGGCCTTAACTATGCAGACCACGCCACCGAGCTGGAATTTAAAGCCCCGGAAGAGCCGCTTATCTTTATCAAAGCGCCGAACAGCCTCACCGGCCACCGCCAGGTATCGGTCCGCCCGGACAACGTGGAGTACATGCACTACGAGGCCGAGCTGGTGGTGGTTATCGGCAAAACTGCGCGCCATGTCAGCCAGGCCAATGCCATGGACTACGTGGCCGGTTATACGGTCTGTAATGACTACGCCATCCGCGATTACCTGGAAAACTACTACCGCCCCAACCTGCGGGTGAAGAGCCGCGACACCCTGACCCCCATCGGCCCGTGGATAGTCGATAAAGCGGACATTCCGGATCCGCACAATCTGACCCTGCGCACTTACGTCAACGGCGAGCTGCGCCAGCAGGGCAGCACGGCGGACCTGGTGTTTAACATACCGTTCCTGATCGAATACCTGAGTGCGTTTATGACGCTCCAGCCCGGCGACATGATAGCCACCGGCACCCCGAAAGGGCTGTCTGACGTGGTGCCCGGAGATGAAGTCGTGGTGGAGGTTGAAGGCGTTGGCCGCCTGGTTAACCACATCATCAGCGAACAGGATTACGAGGAGAGCCTGAAATGA
- the hpaE gene encoding 5-carboxymethyl-2-hydroxymuconate semialdehyde dehydrogenase, whose protein sequence is MKTINHWINGKNVPGRDYFQTTNPATGEVLADVASGGEAEINQAVAAAKEAFPKWAGLPMKERARLMRKLGELIDENVPDIAAMETADTGLPIHQTRNVLIPRASHNFEFFAEVCQQMNGKTYPVDDKMLNYTLVQPVGVCALVSPWNVPFMTATWKVAPCLALGNTAVLKMSELSPLTADRLGELALEAGIPAGVLNVVQGYGATAGDALVRHHDVRAVSFTGGTATGRRIMQNAGLKKYSMELGGKSPVLVFEDADIERALDAALFTIFSINGERCTAGSRIFIQQSIYPEFVKRFAERANRLRVGDPTDPATQVGALISQQHWDKVSGYIRIGIEEGATLLAGGPDKPADLPPHLRNGNFLRPTVLADVDNRMRVAQEEIFGPVACLIPFKDEAEGLRLANDVEYGLASYIWTQDVSKVLRLARGIEAGMVFVNTQNVRDLRQPFGGVKASGTGREGGEYSFEVFAEMKNVCISLGDHPIPKWGV, encoded by the coding sequence ATGAAAACCATCAATCACTGGATCAACGGCAAAAATGTGCCCGGCCGCGACTACTTCCAGACCACCAACCCCGCCACCGGCGAAGTGCTGGCGGATGTCGCCTCCGGTGGCGAGGCGGAAATCAACCAGGCGGTAGCCGCCGCAAAAGAGGCCTTCCCCAAATGGGCTGGTCTGCCGATGAAAGAGCGCGCCCGGCTGATGCGTAAGCTCGGTGAGCTTATCGACGAAAACGTGCCGGACATTGCCGCCATGGAGACCGCCGACACGGGCCTGCCCATTCACCAGACCAGAAATGTGCTGATCCCGCGCGCCTCCCATAACTTTGAGTTCTTTGCCGAAGTCTGCCAGCAGATGAACGGCAAAACCTACCCGGTAGACGACAAGATGCTCAACTACACCCTGGTGCAGCCGGTGGGTGTCTGTGCGCTGGTCTCTCCGTGGAACGTGCCGTTTATGACCGCCACCTGGAAAGTGGCCCCCTGCCTGGCCCTGGGCAACACGGCCGTGCTGAAAATGTCGGAGCTCTCCCCGCTGACCGCCGACCGGCTGGGGGAGCTGGCCCTTGAAGCGGGTATTCCCGCCGGGGTGCTTAACGTAGTCCAGGGTTACGGGGCCACCGCCGGGGATGCCCTGGTGCGCCACCATGATGTGCGCGCTGTGTCCTTCACCGGGGGCACCGCCACCGGGCGGCGCATTATGCAGAACGCCGGGCTGAAAAAATACTCCATGGAGCTGGGGGGGAAATCCCCGGTTCTGGTGTTTGAAGATGCGGATATCGAGCGCGCACTGGATGCGGCCCTGTTTACTATCTTCTCCATCAACGGTGAGCGCTGCACCGCCGGTTCACGCATTTTCATCCAGCAGAGTATCTACCCGGAGTTTGTAAAACGCTTTGCCGAGCGCGCCAACCGCCTGCGGGTGGGGGATCCGACCGATCCGGCCACCCAGGTGGGGGCGCTTATCAGCCAGCAGCACTGGGACAAGGTCTCCGGCTATATCCGGATCGGTATCGAAGAGGGGGCAACCCTGCTGGCCGGTGGCCCGGACAAACCAGCGGATCTGCCGCCGCACCTGAGAAACGGCAACTTCCTGCGCCCCACGGTGCTGGCCGATGTGGACAACCGGATGCGGGTCGCCCAGGAAGAGATCTTTGGCCCGGTCGCCTGCCTGATCCCGTTCAAAGACGAAGCGGAAGGTCTGCGGCTGGCCAACGATGTGGAGTACGGTCTCGCCTCCTATATCTGGACCCAGGATGTCAGCAAAGTGCTGCGCCTGGCCCGGGGTATTGAAGCCGGTATGGTGTTCGTCAATACCCAGAACGTGCGCGATCTGCGCCAGCCGTTTGGCGGGGTGAAAGCCTCCGGCACCGGCCGGGAAGGCGGCGAGTACAGCTTTGAGGTGTTTGCGGAGATGAAAAACGTCTGTATCTCCCTGGGGGATCACCCGATCCCGAAATGGGGCGTCTGA
- the hpaD gene encoding 3,4-dihydroxyphenylacetate 2,3-dioxygenase — MGKLALAAKVTHVPSMYLSELPGKHHGCRQAAIDGHKEISRRCRELGVDTIVVFDTHWLVNSAYHINCNDHFQGVYTSHELPHFIRDMEYEYDGNPVLGNLIAEEAISSGVRAQAHAISTLTLEYGTLVPMRYMNSDRHFKVVSISAFCTVHDFADSRRMGEAVRRAIEKYDGTVAVLASGSLSHRFIDDQRAEQGMNAWTREFDEQMDHRVVKLWREGKFAEFCRMLPEYADYCYGEGNMHDTVMLLGLMGWDQYQGKVEFITDLFPSSGTGQVNAVFPLARTA; from the coding sequence ATGGGTAAATTAGCCTTAGCCGCCAAAGTCACCCACGTACCGTCCATGTATCTGTCGGAACTGCCGGGTAAGCACCATGGCTGCCGCCAGGCCGCCATTGATGGCCACAAAGAGATAAGCCGCCGCTGCCGCGAGCTGGGTGTCGATACGATTGTCGTGTTCGATACCCACTGGCTGGTCAACAGCGCCTACCATATCAACTGCAACGACCACTTCCAGGGCGTCTACACCAGCCACGAACTGCCGCACTTTATTCGCGACATGGAATATGAGTATGACGGCAACCCGGTGCTGGGCAACCTGATTGCCGAAGAGGCGATCAGCTCAGGGGTTCGCGCCCAGGCCCACGCCATCTCCACCCTCACCCTGGAGTACGGCACCCTGGTCCCGATGCGCTATATGAACAGCGATCGCCACTTCAAAGTGGTCTCCATTTCGGCGTTTTGTACCGTACACGACTTTGCCGACAGCCGCCGGATGGGGGAAGCGGTGCGCCGGGCCATTGAAAAATACGACGGCACCGTCGCGGTGCTGGCCAGTGGCTCCCTCTCCCACCGTTTTATTGACGATCAGCGCGCCGAACAGGGCATGAACGCCTGGACCCGGGAATTTGATGAGCAGATGGACCACCGGGTGGTCAAGCTGTGGCGCGAAGGCAAATTTGCCGAGTTCTGCCGCATGCTGCCGGAATACGCCGACTACTGCTACGGCGAGGGCAACATGCACGACACGGTCATGCTGCTGGGGCTGATGGGCTGGGACCAGTATCAGGGCAAGGTGGAATTTATTACCGATCTGTTCCCGAGCTCCGGCACCGGTCAGGTCAACGCCGTATTCCCGTTAGCCAGAACCGCCTGA
- a CDS encoding 5-carboxymethyl-2-hydroxymuconate Delta-isomerase → MPHFYAECTENIRQQAELPALFAKVNSALAETGIFPLGGIRSRAIWLDTWQMADGKHDYAFVHMTLKIGSGRSLESRQQVGDMLFGLIREHFAALMESRYLALSFEIEELHPTLNYKQNNVHALFR, encoded by the coding sequence ATGCCGCATTTTTACGCTGAATGTACCGAAAACATCCGCCAGCAGGCAGAGCTACCGGCGCTGTTTGCCAAAGTGAACAGTGCCCTGGCAGAGACGGGGATCTTCCCGCTGGGGGGGATCCGCAGCCGGGCTATCTGGCTCGATACCTGGCAAATGGCCGACGGTAAGCACGACTACGCCTTCGTCCATATGACCCTGAAGATCGGCAGCGGGCGCAGCCTGGAAAGCCGCCAGCAGGTAGGCGACATGCTGTTCGGGCTCATCCGCGAGCACTTCGCCGCCCTGATGGAGAGCCGCTATCTGGCCCTGTCGTTTGAAATAGAGGAACTCCACCCGACGCTGAACTACAAGCAAAACAACGTTCACGCGCTGTTCCGTTAA
- the hpaH gene encoding 2-oxo-hept-4-ene-1,7-dioate hydratase, whose translation MLAKEIHAEIALQLHRAEQTREQIPQISRQYPEITIEDAYAVQREWVALKIAEGRVLKGHKIGLTSRAMQLSSQITEPDYGALLDDMFFHDGSDIPTDRFIVPRIEVELAFVLAKPLRGPNCTLFDVYNATDYVIPALELIDARCPNVDPQTGKPRKVFDTISDNAANAGVILGGRPIRPDELDLRWISALLYRNGVIEETGVAAGVLNHPANGVAWLANKLAPYDVQLEAGQIILGGSFTRPVAASKGDTFHVDYGNMGSISCRFV comes from the coding sequence ATGTTAGCTAAAGAGATCCACGCTGAAATCGCCCTCCAGCTGCACCGGGCAGAGCAAACCCGCGAGCAGATCCCCCAGATCTCCCGGCAGTACCCGGAGATAACCATTGAAGACGCCTACGCGGTACAGCGTGAATGGGTGGCGCTGAAAATCGCCGAAGGCCGGGTACTCAAAGGCCACAAAATCGGCCTGACCTCCCGGGCGATGCAGCTTAGCTCGCAAATTACCGAGCCGGACTACGGCGCCCTGCTGGACGATATGTTCTTTCACGACGGCAGCGACATTCCCACGGATCGCTTTATCGTGCCGCGTATTGAAGTTGAGCTGGCCTTTGTGCTGGCTAAGCCGCTGCGCGGGCCCAACTGCACCCTGTTTGATGTGTATAACGCCACCGACTACGTGATCCCGGCCCTGGAGCTTATCGACGCCCGTTGCCCGAATGTGGATCCACAGACCGGCAAGCCGCGCAAAGTGTTCGACACCATTTCCGATAACGCCGCCAACGCCGGGGTTATCCTCGGTGGCCGCCCCATCCGCCCGGATGAGCTGGATCTGCGCTGGATCTCCGCTTTGCTGTACCGCAACGGGGTTATCGAAGAGACCGGCGTTGCCGCCGGGGTACTTAACCATCCGGCCAACGGCGTAGCCTGGCTGGCAAACAAACTGGCCCCCTATGACGTACAGCTGGAGGCCGGGCAGATAATCCTCGGAGGCTCGTTCACCCGCCCGGTGGCAGCCAGCAAAGGGGACACCTTCCACGTTGATTACGGCAACATGGGCTCCATCAGTTGCCGCTTTGTCTAG
- the hpaI gene encoding 4-hydroxy-2-oxoheptanedioate aldolase has product MTNTFKAALKAQQPQIGLWLGLSSSYSAELLAGTGFDWLLIDGEHAPNNVPSVLHQLQAIAPYPSQPVVRPSWNDPVQIKQLLDVGAQNLLVPMVQNAEQARQAVLATRYPPAGIRGVGSALARASRWNQIPDYLHRANDEMCVLVQIETREAMRNLSSILDVEGVDGVFIGPADLSADMGHAGNPHHPEVKAAIEQAITQIRAAGKAPGILMADPVAARRYLELGALFVAVGVDTTLLSRSAQALAASFKENQPACDTRPGVY; this is encoded by the coding sequence CTGACCAACACCTTTAAAGCCGCCCTGAAAGCACAACAGCCACAAATTGGCCTGTGGCTGGGGCTGAGCAGCAGCTACAGCGCCGAGCTCCTCGCCGGAACCGGTTTTGACTGGCTGCTGATAGACGGCGAGCACGCCCCCAATAACGTCCCCAGCGTGCTGCACCAGCTCCAGGCCATTGCCCCCTACCCCAGCCAGCCGGTGGTGCGCCCTTCCTGGAATGATCCGGTGCAGATCAAGCAACTGCTGGATGTGGGCGCCCAGAACTTACTGGTGCCGATGGTGCAAAACGCCGAACAGGCCCGCCAGGCGGTGCTGGCGACCCGCTACCCGCCTGCCGGGATCCGCGGTGTGGGCAGCGCCCTGGCCCGGGCATCACGCTGGAATCAGATCCCGGACTACCTGCACCGCGCCAATGACGAAATGTGCGTGCTGGTGCAGATAGAAACCCGGGAAGCGATGCGCAACCTGAGCAGCATTCTCGATGTGGAAGGGGTCGACGGGGTGTTTATCGGCCCGGCGGATCTCAGCGCCGATATGGGCCATGCGGGCAATCCCCACCACCCGGAAGTGAAAGCCGCCATTGAGCAGGCCATTACTCAGATCCGCGCCGCCGGTAAGGCACCGGGGATCTTAATGGCCGATCCGGTGGCTGCGCGCCGCTATCTGGAGCTGGGCGCCCTGTTTGTGGCGGTCGGTGTGGATACCACGCTGCTGTCGCGCAGCGCTCAGGCACTGGCCGCCAGCTTTAAAGAGAACCAGCCGGCCTGTGACACGCGCCCCGGCGTCTACTGA
- the hpaX gene encoding 4-hydroxyphenylacetate permease — protein MSDTSPAVAGTQNPASQHLALTAQQQSVISKLFRRLVVFLFVLFIFSFLDRINIGFAGLTMGQDLGLSATMFGMATTLFYATYVMFGIPSNIMLGIVGARRWIAVIMVLWGLASTATMFATGPTSLYVLRMLVGITEAGFLPGILLYLTYWFPAYFRARANALFMIAMPVTTALGSLVSGYILSLDGLLNLHGWQWLFLLEGFPSVLLGVVVWFYLVDSPDKARWLSAEDKQCLKEMMAQDRLSLVQPEGAASHSALQKGSMWREIFTPVVMLYTLAYFCLTNTLSAVSIWTPQILKSFNADSSNITIGLLAAIPQVCTIGGMIWWSRHSDRYQERRHHTALPFLFAAAGWILTTLSSHGLLQMLGIIMASAGSFSAMAIFWTTPDQSISLRARAIAIAVINATGNIGSAMSPLFVGWLKDLTGSFNSGLYLMAALLVVGAIVIWMIPMPSSRPRATP, from the coding sequence ATGAGCGATACCTCACCTGCGGTAGCGGGCACCCAGAACCCGGCCAGTCAGCACCTTGCGCTGACGGCTCAACAACAATCAGTGATCAGTAAACTGTTCCGCCGTCTGGTTGTGTTTTTGTTCGTGCTGTTTATTTTCTCATTCCTTGATCGCATCAATATCGGTTTTGCCGGGCTGACCATGGGCCAGGATCTGGGGCTCAGCGCCACTATGTTTGGCATGGCCACCACCCTGTTTTACGCCACCTATGTGATGTTCGGCATTCCCAGCAATATTATGCTGGGCATTGTCGGCGCCCGGCGCTGGATAGCGGTGATTATGGTGCTCTGGGGGCTGGCCTCCACCGCCACCATGTTCGCCACCGGCCCCACCAGCCTGTACGTACTGCGTATGCTGGTCGGCATCACCGAGGCAGGCTTCCTGCCCGGTATTTTGCTCTACCTCACTTACTGGTTTCCGGCCTATTTCCGCGCCCGGGCCAATGCGCTGTTTATGATAGCCATGCCGGTGACCACCGCCCTGGGCTCGCTGGTCTCCGGGTATATTCTCTCGCTGGACGGGCTGCTCAACCTGCACGGCTGGCAGTGGCTGTTCCTGCTGGAGGGGTTTCCGTCGGTGCTCCTCGGGGTGGTTGTCTGGTTCTACCTGGTGGATTCGCCGGATAAAGCCCGCTGGCTGAGCGCAGAAGACAAACAGTGCCTGAAAGAGATGATGGCGCAGGACCGGCTGTCGCTGGTGCAGCCGGAAGGGGCCGCCAGCCACAGCGCCCTGCAAAAAGGCAGCATGTGGCGGGAAATCTTCACCCCGGTGGTGATGCTCTACACCCTGGCCTACTTCTGCCTGACCAACACCCTGAGCGCGGTGAGTATCTGGACCCCGCAGATCCTCAAGAGCTTTAACGCAGACAGCAGCAATATCACCATCGGCCTGCTGGCGGCGATCCCGCAAGTCTGCACCATTGGCGGGATGATCTGGTGGAGCCGCCACTCCGATCGCTACCAGGAGCGCAGGCACCATACCGCCCTGCCGTTCCTGTTTGCCGCCGCAGGCTGGATCCTCACCACCCTGAGCAGCCATGGTCTGCTGCAAATGCTGGGGATTATTATGGCCTCTGCCGGATCGTTTAGCGCCATGGCTATCTTCTGGACAACGCCGGATCAGTCCATCAGCCTGCGGGCGCGGGCCATTGCCATTGCGGTGATTAACGCCACCGGCAATATCGGCTCCGCCATGAGCCCGCTGTTTGTCGGCTGGCTGAAAGACCTCACCGGCAGTTTTAACAGCGGTCTGTATCTGATGGCGGCCCTGCTGGTGGTGGGGGCCATTGTTATCTGGATGATCCCCATGCCCTCTTCCCGGCCCCGGGCAACCCCCTGA
- the hpaA gene encoding 4-hydroxyphenylacetate catabolism regulatory protein HpaA — protein MSDSPITNIDIRKEYDESLGSDDVHYQSFSRMAAFFGRDMRPHRHDSFFQMHFLNTGQIELQLDDHHYSVEAPLFVLTPPSVPHAFFTESDSDGHVLTVHEDLIWPLLEVLYPGTREAFGLPGICFSLAHCPEELLALEHYWRLIERESREEFPGRENTLKLLAQGVFTLLLRNVRLDDQAASGMRGELKLFQRFNLMVDQHFSCHWSVPDYARELHITESRLTDICRRFANRPPKRLIFDRQLREAKRLLLFSDCAVNDIAWQLGFKDPAYFARFFNRLAGCSPSRFRCRQTAPHG, from the coding sequence ATGAGCGACAGCCCGATTACCAACATTGATATTCGCAAAGAGTACGACGAGAGCCTCGGCAGCGATGATGTCCATTACCAGTCCTTCTCGCGTATGGCGGCGTTTTTTGGCCGCGATATGCGCCCCCATCGCCACGACAGCTTCTTCCAGATGCACTTTCTCAACACCGGGCAGATTGAGCTTCAGCTTGATGATCACCACTACTCGGTCGAAGCGCCGCTCTTCGTGCTGACACCCCCTTCGGTGCCCCACGCGTTTTTTACTGAATCCGACAGCGACGGGCACGTGCTCACGGTACATGAGGATCTTATCTGGCCCCTGCTTGAAGTGCTCTACCCCGGCACCCGGGAAGCCTTCGGCCTGCCGGGGATCTGTTTTTCCCTCGCCCACTGCCCGGAGGAGCTACTGGCGCTGGAGCACTACTGGCGGCTTATTGAGCGCGAATCCCGGGAGGAGTTTCCCGGCCGGGAAAATACCCTGAAACTGCTGGCCCAGGGGGTCTTTACCCTGCTGCTGCGCAATGTGCGCCTGGATGATCAGGCCGCCAGCGGCATGCGCGGCGAGCTGAAACTGTTCCAGCGCTTTAACCTGATGGTGGACCAGCACTTCTCCTGCCACTGGAGCGTGCCGGACTACGCCCGGGAGCTGCATATTACCGAATCCCGGCTGACGGATATCTGCCGCCGCTTTGCCAACCGGCCCCCCAAGCGGCTGATTTTTGACCGCCAGCTCAGGGAGGCGAAACGGCTGCTGCTGTTTTCCGACTGTGCGGTGAACGATATTGCCTGGCAACTGGGGTTTAAGGATCCCGCCTATTTCGCGCGCTTCTTTAACCGCCTGGCGGGCTGCTCCCCTTCACGGTTTCGTTGCCGACAGACTGCCCCCCACGGGTGA
- the hpaB gene encoding 4-hydroxyphenylacetate 3-monooxygenase, oxygenase component encodes MKPEDFRADAKRPLTGEEYLKSLQDGREIYIYGERVKDVTTHPAFRNAAASVGQLYDALHKPELQDTLCWNTDTGSGGYTHKFFRVAKSADDLRQQRDAIAEWSRLSYGWMGRTPDYKAAFGCALGANPAFYGQFEQNARHWYSRIQETGLYFNHAIVNPPIDRHKPADEVKDVYIKLEKETDAGIIVSGAKVVATNSALTHYNMIGFGSAQVMGENPDFALMFVAPMDAEGVKLISRASYELVSGATGSPYDYPLSSRFDENDAILVMDNVLIPWENVLIYRDFDRCRRWTMEGGFARMYPLQACVRLAVKLDFICALLKRSLECTGTLEFRGVQADLGEVVAWRNMFWALSDSMCSEATPWINGAWLPDHAALQTYRVMAPMAYAKIKNIIERNVTSGLIYLPSSARDLNNPQIDQYLAKYVRGSNGMDHVERIKILKLMWDAIGSEFGGRHELYEINYSGSQDEIRLQCLRQAQTSGNMDKMMAMVDRCLSEYDQHGWTVPHLHNNADINVLDKLLK; translated from the coding sequence ATGAAACCCGAAGATTTCCGCGCTGACGCCAAACGCCCGCTGACCGGTGAAGAGTACCTGAAGAGCCTGCAGGATGGCCGCGAAATTTATATCTACGGCGAGCGGGTGAAAGATGTCACCACCCACCCGGCTTTCCGTAATGCGGCGGCCTCCGTGGGCCAGCTGTACGACGCGCTGCACAAGCCGGAATTACAGGACACCTTATGCTGGAACACCGATACCGGCAGCGGCGGTTACACCCATAAATTTTTCCGGGTCGCAAAAAGCGCCGACGATCTGCGCCAGCAGCGCGACGCCATTGCCGAGTGGTCACGCCTGAGCTACGGCTGGATGGGGCGCACCCCGGATTACAAAGCCGCCTTTGGCTGCGCCCTGGGGGCGAACCCGGCGTTTTATGGTCAGTTTGAGCAGAACGCCCGCCACTGGTACAGCCGCATTCAGGAAACCGGCCTCTACTTTAACCACGCCATCGTCAACCCGCCTATCGACCGTCATAAACCGGCGGACGAAGTGAAAGACGTCTACATCAAGCTGGAAAAAGAGACCGACGCCGGGATCATCGTCAGCGGTGCCAAGGTGGTTGCCACCAACTCCGCCCTCACCCACTACAATATGATTGGCTTTGGCTCAGCCCAGGTGATGGGGGAAAACCCGGACTTCGCGCTGATGTTCGTGGCCCCGATGGACGCGGAAGGGGTTAAACTTATCTCCCGCGCCTCTTATGAGCTGGTCTCCGGCGCGACCGGCTCCCCGTATGATTACCCGCTCTCCAGCCGTTTTGATGAGAACGACGCTATCCTGGTGATGGATAATGTACTGATCCCCTGGGAAAACGTGCTTATCTACCGCGATTTCGACCGCTGCCGCCGCTGGACCATGGAAGGGGGCTTTGCCCGCATGTACCCGCTGCAGGCCTGTGTGCGTCTGGCGGTAAAACTGGACTTTATCTGCGCCCTGCTGAAGCGCTCCCTGGAGTGTACCGGCACCCTGGAGTTCCGCGGCGTGCAGGCAGATCTCGGGGAAGTGGTGGCCTGGCGCAATATGTTCTGGGCCCTGAGCGACTCCATGTGTTCTGAAGCAACCCCGTGGATCAACGGTGCCTGGCTGCCGGATCACGCGGCCCTGCAAACCTACCGCGTTATGGCCCCTATGGCTTACGCCAAGATCAAAAATATCATTGAGCGCAACGTGACCAGCGGCCTTATTTATCTGCCGTCCAGCGCCCGGGATCTGAATAACCCGCAGATCGATCAGTACCTGGCGAAATATGTGCGCGGCTCCAACGGGATGGATCACGTTGAACGTATCAAGATCCTCAAACTGATGTGGGATGCCATCGGCAGTGAGTTTGGCGGCCGCCACGAGCTTTACGAGATCAACTACTCCGGCAGCCAGGATGAGATCCGCCTGCAGTGTCTGCGCCAGGCCCAGACCTCCGGCAATATGGACAAAATGATGGCAATGGTAGATCGCTGCCTGTCAGAGTACGACCAGCACGGCTGGACAGTGCCGCACCTGCACAACAATGCGGATATTAACGTGTTAGATAAACTGCTGAAATAA
- a CDS encoding 4-hydroxyphenylacetate 3-monooxygenase reductase subunit: MQQDNDQRLRFRDAMASLSAAVNIVTTSGDAGQCGITATAVCSVTDTPPSLMVCINANSAMNPVFQGNGKLCVNVLNHEQELMARHFAGMTGMAMEDRFKGEQWRSGPQGQPVLAGSLASLEGEISQVQTIGTHLVYLVAIKNIVLSDEGHGLIYFKRRFHPVMMEMAVA, encoded by the coding sequence ATGCAACAAGATAACGACCAGCGTCTGCGCTTTCGCGATGCCATGGCCAGCCTGTCGGCGGCGGTGAATATTGTCACCACCAGCGGGGACGCCGGGCAGTGCGGGATCACCGCCACCGCCGTGTGCTCCGTGACCGACACGCCCCCGTCGCTGATGGTGTGCATTAACGCCAACAGCGCCATGAACCCGGTATTCCAGGGCAACGGTAAGCTGTGCGTGAACGTGCTGAACCATGAGCAGGAGCTGATGGCGCGCCACTTCGCCGGTATGACCGGCATGGCGATGGAAGATCGCTTCAAAGGGGAACAGTGGCGCAGCGGCCCCCAGGGGCAGCCGGTACTGGCGGGATCACTGGCAAGCCTGGAGGGCGAAATCAGCCAGGTGCAGACGATCGGCACCCATCTGGTGTATCTGGTGGCGATTAAAAATATCGTCCTGAGTGACGAAGGCCACGGGCTTATCTACTTTAAGCGCCGCTTCCACCCGGTGATGATGGAAATGGCCGTCGCCTGA